One genomic segment of Methylocystis sp. SC2 includes these proteins:
- a CDS encoding pyruvate dehydrogenase complex E1 component subunit beta — protein sequence MTVNVLMPALSPTMEQGKLAKWLKNEGDAVKAGDVIAEIETDKATMEVEAVDEGVLARILVPGGTENVAVNTPIAVIAEEGEEVADTADHAPDDRVGEEDKAQKQAEAAPPVPGQTAPQDEPGEANKAQTKAAVKAATPAPKATSVAEQPSPRVAPEVPEGTTMVSMTMREALRDAMAEEMRRDPSVFVIGEEVAEYQGAYKVTQGLLQEFGARRVVDTPITEYGFAGVGVGAAFAGLRPIVEFMTFNFSMQAIDHIVNSAAKTLYMSGGQINCPIVFRGPNGAAARVAAQHSQDYSAWYSQVPGLIVISPSNASDAKGLLKAAIRNDNPVVFLENEILYGKTSEVPALEDFVLPIGKARIARPGRDVTLVSFSIGMTYALQAAEQLAKEGIDAEVIDLRTLRPMDTATIIESVKKTGRCVAIEEGWPQCGISAEIAMRVQAEAFDYLDAPVLRVTGKDTPMPYAANLEKLALPSVADVVTAAKAVLYRS from the coding sequence ATGACCGTGAATGTCCTCATGCCCGCGCTGTCGCCCACGATGGAGCAGGGCAAGCTCGCCAAATGGCTCAAGAACGAAGGTGACGCGGTCAAAGCTGGCGACGTCATCGCCGAAATCGAGACCGACAAGGCGACGATGGAGGTCGAGGCCGTCGACGAAGGCGTGCTGGCGCGCATCCTCGTGCCGGGCGGGACGGAGAATGTCGCCGTCAACACGCCGATCGCGGTGATCGCCGAGGAGGGCGAAGAGGTCGCCGACACCGCCGACCATGCGCCGGACGATCGCGTCGGCGAAGAGGACAAGGCGCAAAAACAGGCCGAGGCGGCGCCGCCGGTTCCAGGCCAGACCGCGCCGCAGGACGAGCCCGGCGAAGCCAATAAGGCGCAGACCAAAGCCGCGGTGAAAGCCGCGACGCCCGCGCCCAAGGCGACCAGCGTCGCCGAGCAGCCATCCCCGCGCGTCGCGCCGGAGGTTCCCGAAGGCACGACGATGGTGTCGATGACCATGCGCGAAGCCTTGCGCGACGCCATGGCCGAAGAGATGCGGCGCGATCCCAGCGTCTTCGTGATCGGCGAGGAGGTCGCCGAATATCAGGGCGCCTATAAGGTCACGCAGGGCTTGCTGCAGGAATTCGGCGCCAGACGCGTCGTTGATACGCCGATCACCGAATATGGCTTCGCCGGCGTCGGCGTCGGCGCGGCCTTCGCCGGGCTGCGGCCGATCGTCGAATTCATGACCTTCAATTTTTCGATGCAGGCCATCGACCACATCGTCAATTCGGCGGCGAAAACGCTGTACATGTCCGGCGGACAGATCAATTGTCCCATCGTCTTCCGCGGGCCGAACGGCGCCGCCGCGCGCGTCGCCGCGCAGCACAGCCAGGATTATTCCGCCTGGTATTCCCAGGTGCCGGGACTGATCGTGATTTCGCCGTCGAACGCCAGCGACGCCAAGGGGCTGCTGAAGGCGGCGATCCGCAACGACAATCCGGTGGTGTTTCTCGAGAACGAGATTCTCTACGGCAAGACGTCGGAAGTGCCGGCGCTGGAAGACTTTGTCTTGCCGATCGGCAAGGCGCGCATCGCAAGGCCGGGCAGGGACGTGACGCTCGTCTCCTTCTCGATCGGCATGACCTATGCGCTGCAGGCCGCCGAACAACTCGCCAAAGAGGGGATCGACGCCGAGGTGATCGATTTGCGCACGCTGCGACCGATGGATACGGCGACGATCATCGAGTCCGTCAAGAAGACCGGCCGCTGCGTCGCGATCGAGGAAGGCTGGCCGCAGTGCGGAATATCGGCCGAGATCGCCATGCGTGTGCAGGCGGAGGCGTTCGACTATCTCGACGCGCCGGTGCTGCGCGTCACCGGCAAGGACACGCCGATGCCCTACGCCGCCAATCTCGAAAAGCTCGCTTTGCCGAGCGTCGCGGATGTCGTCACGGCGGCGAAGGCCGTCCTTTACAGGTCTTAG
- the pdhA gene encoding pyruvate dehydrogenase (acetyl-transferring) E1 component subunit alpha yields the protein MVEESGVVPASAPTIPPFTREQELTAFRDMLLIRRFEEKAGQLYGMGVIGGFCHLYIGQEAVVVGVKMAARDGDQFTTSYRDHGHMLASGMEPRRVMAELAGKRGGYSKGKGGSMHMFSREANFYGGHGIVGAPAPIGAGVAFANAYRGDGRVSLTFFGEGASNQGQVYEAFNMAALWKLPVVFIVENNRYAMGTEISRASAQIDFSKRGAAFAIPGKQIDGMDVRIVKATADEAIDWCRNGNGPYLIEAQTYRYRGHSMSDPAKYRSKEEVQKMREEHDPIEQVRARLIADGVSEDELKKIDANARKIVAEAADFATADKEPDPSELWTDVLA from the coding sequence ATGGTCGAGGAAAGCGGCGTCGTTCCAGCAAGCGCGCCCACGATTCCCCCCTTCACCCGCGAGCAGGAGCTCACCGCCTTTCGCGACATGCTGCTCATCCGGCGATTCGAGGAGAAGGCCGGACAGCTCTACGGCATGGGCGTCATCGGCGGATTCTGCCACCTCTACATCGGCCAGGAAGCCGTCGTCGTCGGCGTCAAGATGGCGGCGCGCGACGGCGACCAGTTCACCACGAGCTACCGCGACCACGGACATATGCTCGCTTCCGGGATGGAGCCCAGGCGCGTCATGGCGGAACTCGCCGGAAAACGCGGCGGCTATTCCAAGGGCAAGGGCGGCTCGATGCACATGTTTTCGCGCGAAGCGAATTTCTATGGCGGACACGGCATCGTCGGCGCGCCGGCGCCGATCGGCGCGGGGGTGGCCTTCGCCAACGCCTATCGCGGCGACGGGCGCGTGTCCCTCACGTTTTTCGGCGAAGGCGCCTCCAACCAGGGCCAGGTTTACGAGGCCTTCAACATGGCGGCGCTGTGGAAACTGCCGGTCGTCTTCATCGTCGAGAACAACCGCTATGCGATGGGCACGGAGATCTCCCGCGCCTCCGCGCAGATCGACTTTTCGAAACGCGGCGCGGCGTTCGCGATCCCCGGAAAGCAGATCGACGGCATGGACGTGCGCATCGTCAAGGCGACGGCGGACGAAGCGATCGACTGGTGCCGCAACGGCAACGGCCCCTATCTCATAGAGGCGCAGACCTATCGCTATCGCGGCCACTCGATGTCCGATCCCGCGAAATATCGCTCCAAGGAAGAAGTCCAGAAGATGCGCGAGGAGCATGATCCGATCGAGCAAGTCCGCGCGCGGCTGATCGCCGACGGCGTGAGCGAAGACGAACTCAAGAAGATCGACGCTAATGCGCGCAAGATCGTCGCCGAAGCCGCAGATTTCGCCACTGCGGACAAGGAGCCGGATCCGAGCGAATTGTGGACGGACGTGCTGGCGTGA
- a CDS encoding DUF1499 domain-containing protein codes for MRRHLPPEPWSKVALWSRRFAIFAATVAILAILLGRLGALDPASALASLGGAMALALIALLLFCAACSVIWRTGRRGAGAAATAFVIAALTLGYPAYLAFEAVRLPVLSDISTDVADPPFFSFSKAAFEARGGFQPPGLPSRARETQRPAYPDVEPIVVDLDTDEAFALVLKTAKARGWTLVDKRPPGGRSGDGHIDFIDKTLVMGFDDDITVRFKPLPGQTRIDLRSASRYGRHDFGVNAKRIAAFAEELQSQLDTR; via the coding sequence ATGCGACGTCATCTTCCGCCCGAGCCCTGGTCGAAAGTCGCGCTTTGGAGCCGACGGTTCGCGATTTTCGCCGCGACTGTGGCGATCTTGGCGATCCTGCTGGGGCGACTTGGCGCCCTTGATCCGGCGTCGGCGCTCGCCTCGCTTGGCGGGGCCATGGCCTTGGCGCTGATCGCGCTGCTTTTGTTTTGCGCCGCTTGCAGCGTGATTTGGCGGACAGGACGGCGCGGAGCCGGCGCCGCGGCGACCGCGTTCGTCATCGCGGCGTTGACGCTGGGCTACCCCGCCTATCTGGCCTTCGAGGCGGTGCGGCTGCCGGTGCTTTCCGACATTTCGACGGACGTCGCCGATCCGCCATTTTTCTCCTTTTCCAAAGCCGCCTTCGAGGCGCGCGGCGGCTTTCAGCCTCCTGGCCTCCCATCCCGCGCGCGGGAGACGCAGCGGCCGGCCTATCCGGACGTCGAACCGATCGTCGTCGATCTGGATACGGACGAGGCCTTTGCTCTGGTGCTGAAAACGGCCAAAGCCCGCGGCTGGACGCTCGTCGACAAGCGGCCGCCGGGCGGACGCAGCGGCGACGGTCATATCGACTTCATCGACAAGACGCTCGTCATGGGATTTGACGACGACATCACCGTCCGCTTCAAGCCGCTGCCCGGCCAGACGCGCATCGATCTGCGCTCGGCGTCGCGCTACGGACGCCATGACTTTGGCGTGAACGCCAAAAGAATCGCCGCCTTCGCCGAGGAACTCCAATCGCAGCTCGACACGCGCTGA
- a CDS encoding TonB-dependent receptor plug domain-containing protein, with amino-acid sequence MRKAVALFLLIVATVGLTSAAAADVRVRGAHARVHRVAPPPQYTDDSYFSDYVTGPTGAPTPVMQVPGSTSVVTRKMMDDFQSRSLCDALRLAPGVSGGGC; translated from the coding sequence ATGCGCAAGGCTGTCGCCCTGTTCCTGCTCATCGTCGCCACGGTTGGTCTGACAAGCGCCGCCGCCGCCGACGTGCGGGTGCGCGGCGCGCACGCACGGGTTCATCGCGTCGCGCCGCCGCCGCAATATACTGACGACAGCTATTTCTCGGACTATGTGACCGGACCGACGGGGGCGCCGACGCCCGTCATGCAAGTGCCGGGCTCAACGAGCGTCGTCACGCGCAAGATGATGGACGACTTCCAGTCGCGCAGTCTCTGCGACGCGCTGCGGCTCGCGCCGGGGGTCAGCGGCGGAGGCTGCTAG
- a CDS encoding NUDIX domain-containing protein: protein MKPSVVKFERTHKRWATMSIATIRMPDGRTFQRDVEDHGCAAAVLPYDPARRTALLVEQLRAPALIAVGATQSLEAIAGRVEGEDDAAATAKREALEEGGLRLGALEHVATAWSMPGVSTERMTLYLAEYRAEDRVGEGGGVAHEDEEVRVVELGLKELAALMAAEGVVDMKTLVLVQALRLRRPEFFD from the coding sequence ATGAAGCCTTCCGTCGTCAAATTTGAACGCACGCACAAGCGCTGGGCGACGATGTCGATCGCGACCATCCGCATGCCGGACGGAAGAACCTTCCAGCGCGACGTCGAGGACCATGGCTGCGCGGCCGCCGTGCTGCCCTACGATCCGGCGCGCAGGACGGCGCTGCTCGTGGAGCAGCTGCGCGCCCCGGCGCTGATCGCCGTCGGCGCGACGCAGTCGCTCGAAGCGATCGCCGGTCGCGTCGAGGGTGAGGACGATGCGGCCGCGACGGCGAAACGCGAGGCGCTCGAAGAAGGCGGATTGCGGCTCGGCGCGCTCGAACATGTCGCGACCGCCTGGTCGATGCCGGGCGTCTCGACCGAGCGCATGACGCTTTATCTCGCCGAATACCGGGCCGAGGATCGCGTCGGCGAGGGCGGCGGCGTCGCGCATGAAGATGAAGAGGTTCGCGTCGTCGAATTGGGCCTCAAAGAACTCGCCGCGCTGATGGCGGCGGAAGGCGTCGTCGACATGAAGACGCTGGTCCTCGTTCAGGCGCTGCGTCTTCGCCGCCCTGAATTCTTCGACTGA
- the tuf gene encoding elongation factor Tu: MAKEKFSRTKPHCNIGTIGHVDHGKTSLTAAITKVLAETGGATFTAYDQIDKAPEEKARGITISTAHVEYETQNRHYAHVDCPGHADYVKNMITGAAQMDGAILVVSAADGPMPQTREHILLARQVGVPALVVFLNKVDMVDDPELLELVELEVRELLSKYEFPGDDIPIVKGSALCALEGKNPEIGHDAILKLMAEVDKYIPQPERPKDQPFLMPVEDVFSISGRGTVVTGRIERGVVKVGEEVEIVGIRPTTKTTVTGVEMFRKLLDQGEAGDNVGCLLRGTKREDVERGQVLCKPGSVKPHTKFKAEAYILTKEEGGRHTPFFTNYRPQFYFRTTDVTGIVTLPDGVEMVMPGDNVTMDVVLIVPIAMEEKLRFAIREGGRTVGAGVVASIIE; the protein is encoded by the coding sequence ATGGCCAAGGAAAAGTTTTCACGCACGAAGCCGCACTGCAACATTGGGACGATTGGGCACGTCGACCATGGCAAGACGTCTTTGACGGCGGCGATCACCAAGGTTCTGGCGGAGACGGGCGGGGCGACCTTTACGGCCTATGACCAGATCGACAAGGCGCCGGAAGAGAAGGCGCGCGGCATCACCATTTCGACGGCGCATGTCGAATATGAGACGCAGAACCGTCACTACGCCCACGTCGACTGCCCCGGCCACGCCGACTATGTGAAGAACATGATCACCGGCGCGGCGCAGATGGACGGCGCGATCCTCGTCGTTTCGGCGGCCGACGGCCCGATGCCGCAGACCCGCGAGCATATTCTGCTCGCCCGCCAGGTCGGCGTGCCGGCGCTCGTCGTGTTCTTGAACAAGGTCGACATGGTCGACGATCCGGAGCTTCTGGAGCTCGTCGAGCTCGAAGTGCGCGAGCTGCTCAGCAAGTATGAGTTCCCGGGCGACGACATTCCGATCGTCAAGGGTTCGGCGCTGTGCGCGCTCGAGGGCAAGAATCCCGAGATCGGCCATGACGCGATCCTGAAGCTGATGGCGGAGGTCGACAAATATATTCCGCAGCCGGAGCGGCCGAAGGATCAGCCCTTCCTGATGCCGGTCGAGGACGTGTTCTCGATTTCGGGCCGCGGCACGGTGGTGACGGGGCGCATCGAGCGCGGCGTGGTGAAGGTCGGCGAGGAAGTCGAGATCGTCGGCATCCGTCCGACGACGAAGACGACGGTGACGGGCGTCGAGATGTTCCGCAAGCTCCTCGATCAGGGCGAGGCGGGCGACAACGTCGGCTGCCTGCTGCGCGGCACGAAGCGCGAGGACGTGGAGCGCGGCCAGGTGCTGTGCAAGCCGGGCTCGGTGAAGCCGCACACCAAGTTCAAGGCCGAGGCCTATATCCTCACCAAGGAAGAGGGCGGCCGCCACACGCCGTTCTTCACCAACTACCGTCCGCAATTCTACTTCCGCACGACGGACGTGACCGGCATCGTCACGCTTCCCGACGGCGTCGAGATGGTGATGCCGGGCGACAATGTGACGATGGACGTCGTGCTGATCGTGCCGATCGCCATGGAGGAGAAGCTGCGCTTCGCCATCCGCGAAGGCGGCAGAACGGTCGGCGCCGGCGTCGTCGCCAGCATCATCGAATGA
- a CDS encoding DUF3611 family protein, with the protein MRYDFFDDPVDWAFAALFALLTLAAWGVRLWEPSIGGPFTQLALNFAALIVILLAAQYLWRAWFPNYPFGVGPAWRRFAAYPLRQFIYAAAGLLVVSSGVEAIFSGVSFDVMGVSTGSPGLADEGFADAARAMNRIAAFALPAGLVAYLGFVALAGPARRATSTALVAAAPQRRALALSPESALVGHDLGRRIRLMGWIGFWLDFILAFLTAPLLAFGAVGQSISSTVWVSDPIHWGYFGLGLLFASLFLDLFSTIASGRLMRDPASMLAADQPAALWFLGASSLVNVLGSVVSFIGVGLSIALLVAKTVSQPPGIAITDPDRIVRALDVFILMANFNLLLAHFIGAGAAVWLSMQALKARHKFAFGLG; encoded by the coding sequence TTGCGCTACGATTTCTTTGACGATCCGGTCGATTGGGCGTTCGCCGCCCTCTTCGCCTTGCTCACCCTCGCCGCGTGGGGAGTGCGGCTTTGGGAGCCGTCGATCGGCGGTCCGTTCACACAACTGGCGCTGAACTTCGCCGCGCTGATCGTCATCCTGCTCGCCGCGCAATATCTGTGGCGCGCCTGGTTTCCGAATTACCCTTTTGGCGTCGGGCCGGCCTGGAGGCGGTTCGCCGCCTATCCGCTGCGCCAATTCATCTATGCGGCCGCGGGCCTGCTCGTCGTCAGCAGCGGAGTCGAAGCGATATTCAGCGGCGTTTCGTTTGACGTCATGGGCGTCTCGACAGGATCGCCGGGTCTGGCGGACGAAGGCTTCGCCGACGCCGCACGCGCGATGAACCGGATCGCCGCCTTCGCGCTCCCGGCCGGATTGGTCGCCTATCTGGGCTTCGTCGCTTTGGCCGGACCGGCGCGGCGCGCGACGTCCACGGCGCTTGTCGCCGCCGCGCCGCAACGGCGGGCGTTGGCGCTCTCGCCGGAGTCGGCTCTGGTCGGGCATGATCTTGGCCGTCGCATCCGCCTTATGGGTTGGATCGGATTCTGGCTGGATTTCATCCTGGCGTTCCTGACCGCCCCGCTCCTCGCCTTTGGCGCGGTAGGCCAATCCATCAGCTCCACCGTCTGGGTGAGCGATCCGATCCATTGGGGGTATTTCGGACTGGGACTCCTATTCGCTTCGCTGTTCCTGGATCTCTTTTCGACGATCGCCTCCGGCAGGCTGATGCGCGATCCGGCGAGCATGCTCGCCGCCGATCAGCCGGCGGCGCTCTGGTTTCTGGGCGCAAGTTCGCTCGTCAATGTGCTTGGCTCGGTGGTCTCGTTCATCGGCGTCGGCTTGAGCATCGCCCTGCTTGTCGCCAAGACCGTGTCGCAGCCGCCGGGGATCGCGATTACCGATCCGGACAGGATCGTGCGCGCGCTCGACGTCTTCATCTTAATGGCGAACTTTAACTTGCTTCTTGCTCATTTCATTGGAGCTGGGGCTGCGGTCTGGCTCAGCATGCAGGCGCTGAAGGCGCGGCACAAATTCGCTTTCGGACTGGGATGA
- the pyrC gene encoding dihydroorotase has product MSPPQAPAPLFLLNARLIDPGSGRQMRGGLATINGVIAELGESVRQGDAPEGARVIDCAGDVVAPGLIDMQAFVGEPGAEHRETIASATLAAAAGGVTTIVSTAATAPPVDDPAVVDFVLRRARDTGRVRVAPMAALTRGREGKEIAELGLLRQAGAVAFCDGARSVRSALVMRRALTYARDFDALVIHFAQDPDLSVGVMNEGEFALRLGLSGAPREAEAIMLDRDLRLVALTGARYHSAIVTTTLALDALRRAKDEGLAVTCGTSINHLTLNENDIGDYRTFLKLRPPLRHEDERKALVGALGEGLIDVIVSDHDPQDVETKRLPFAEAEYGAIGLETMLAAGLRLVHSGDVPLTRLLEAMTSRPAEILGLRQGRLQKGAPADIIRFDPDAPFVVDPGALHSRSKNTPFDGALLQGVVRTTIVGGAVVYEE; this is encoded by the coding sequence ATGTCGCCGCCACAAGCTCCAGCGCCGCTGTTCCTTCTCAACGCAAGGCTGATTGATCCCGGCTCGGGTCGCCAAATGCGCGGCGGTCTGGCGACGATAAACGGGGTCATCGCGGAGCTCGGCGAATCCGTTCGACAGGGCGACGCTCCCGAAGGCGCGCGCGTCATCGACTGCGCCGGCGACGTGGTCGCGCCGGGCCTCATCGACATGCAGGCCTTCGTCGGCGAGCCGGGGGCGGAGCATCGCGAAACCATCGCCAGCGCGACTCTCGCGGCCGCGGCGGGCGGCGTGACGACAATCGTGTCGACCGCGGCGACGGCGCCGCCCGTCGACGACCCCGCCGTCGTCGATTTCGTTTTGCGCCGTGCGCGCGACACCGGGCGCGTCCGCGTCGCGCCGATGGCGGCGCTGACCAGAGGCCGCGAGGGCAAGGAGATCGCCGAGCTGGGGCTGCTGCGGCAGGCGGGCGCGGTGGCCTTCTGCGACGGCGCGCGCTCGGTGCGAAGCGCGCTCGTCATGCGGCGCGCGCTCACCTATGCGCGCGATTTCGATGCGCTCGTCATTCATTTCGCCCAAGACCCCGACCTTTCCGTCGGCGTCATGAACGAAGGCGAATTTGCGCTTCGGCTCGGCCTATCCGGCGCGCCGCGTGAAGCGGAGGCGATCATGCTCGATCGCGACTTGCGGCTCGTCGCGCTGACCGGCGCGCGCTATCACTCGGCGATCGTGACGACGACGCTTGCGCTGGACGCATTGCGCAGAGCCAAGGACGAGGGCTTGGCCGTCACCTGCGGGACCTCGATCAATCATCTGACGCTGAACGAGAACGACATCGGCGACTACCGCACCTTCCTCAAGCTCCGACCGCCCTTGCGCCATGAGGATGAACGTAAGGCGCTCGTTGGCGCGCTGGGCGAAGGCCTGATCGACGTCATCGTCTCCGACCATGACCCGCAGGACGTCGAAACCAAACGGCTGCCTTTCGCGGAAGCCGAATATGGGGCGATCGGCCTCGAAACGATGCTCGCGGCGGGACTTCGGCTCGTGCATTCGGGCGACGTCCCGCTGACGCGTCTGCTCGAAGCGATGACGTCGCGCCCGGCGGAAATTCTGGGATTGCGGCAGGGCAGGCTGCAGAAAGGCGCCCCGGCGGACATCATCCGTTTCGATCCTGACGCGCCCTTCGTCGTCGATCCCGGAGCGCTCCACTCGCGCTCCAAGAACACCCCGTTCGATGGGGCGCTGCTGCAGGGCGTGGTCAGGACGACCATCGTCGGGGGCGCAGTCGTCTACGAAGAATAG
- a CDS encoding nitrogen regulation protein NR(II): MRSLSPPESPLAPNLAGGEGRPDLPAMMNAAFDGIIALDERGAVRSISAEAASLFGYAPGDVIGRDFSMLTAEASQRRRDDLRRGPPSIRRRIDGLREDGSVFPVELVVSEVACDGERLFIALVRDLSSRRSFEQGVQELQANRLELIENMAAGLAHELKQPLTAIGAYLNFARRRLNEKVLSIEKVEEMLDNADAQVFRVAEIMDNLRQFIARGETSKAPQSLNAVIRTACEFTDALAKEHHVKTAIDLEASPDTVVINKVQIQQVVVNLKRNAVEAMQDSERREMRVSTRLVGGNLIRADVADTGPGLPEEIKDRLFEQFTTTKPHGLGVGLSISRSIVEAHNGKIWAEPNPGGGTIFSFVLPLEHR; encoded by the coding sequence ATGCGTTCCCTCAGCCCTCCAGAATCTCCTCTCGCGCCAAATTTGGCGGGAGGCGAAGGACGCCCTGATCTTCCGGCGATGATGAACGCCGCCTTCGACGGAATCATCGCGCTCGACGAGCGCGGCGCGGTGCGCTCCATCAGCGCCGAGGCGGCGTCGCTGTTCGGCTACGCGCCTGGCGACGTCATCGGACGGGATTTCAGCATGCTGACGGCGGAGGCGAGCCAACGTCGCCGCGACGATCTGCGCCGGGGACCGCCAAGCATTCGCCGACGGATCGACGGCTTGCGCGAGGACGGCTCCGTCTTTCCCGTGGAGCTCGTCGTCAGCGAAGTCGCCTGCGACGGAGAACGGCTGTTTATCGCTTTGGTCCGCGATCTCAGCTCCAGGCGCAGCTTCGAGCAGGGGGTTCAGGAGCTTCAGGCCAACCGCCTTGAACTGATTGAGAATATGGCGGCCGGATTGGCGCATGAGCTGAAGCAGCCTTTGACGGCCATCGGCGCCTATCTCAATTTCGCGCGTCGGCGTCTGAACGAAAAAGTCCTCTCGATCGAGAAGGTCGAGGAGATGTTGGACAACGCCGATGCGCAAGTCTTTCGCGTCGCGGAAATCATGGACAATCTTCGCCAGTTCATCGCGCGCGGAGAAACCTCGAAAGCTCCCCAAAGTCTGAACGCCGTCATCCGAACCGCCTGCGAATTCACCGATGCGCTGGCCAAGGAACATCATGTCAAAACCGCGATCGACCTCGAAGCGTCGCCGGACACGGTGGTGATCAACAAAGTTCAGATTCAGCAGGTCGTCGTCAATCTTAAGCGCAACGCCGTCGAGGCGATGCAAGACAGCGAGCGGCGCGAGATGAGGGTGTCGACTCGGCTCGTTGGAGGCAATCTCATTCGCGCCGATGTCGCGGACACCGGGCCTGGATTGCCCGAGGAGATCAAAGACAGGCTCTTCGAGCAGTTCACGACGACGAAGCCGCACGGTCTGGGCGTCGGACTCTCCATTTCGCGCTCGATCGTCGAAGCGCATAACGGGAAGATCTGGGCGGAGCCCAACCCCGGGGGCGGAACCATCTTCAGCTTCGTATTGCCTCTGGAACATCGCTGA
- the ftsE gene encoding cell division ATP-binding protein FtsE has translation MLSFENVGLRYGVGAETLRDVNFQIEPRSFQFLTGPSGAGKTTLMRLIIMALRPTRGLINIFGKDTAALSNADVAATRRKIGVVFQDFRLLDHLTLYENVALPLRVLGREESTYRAEVVELLRWVGLGERAHAFPTILSGGEKQRAAIARALISQPKLLLADEPTGNVDPTLARRILRLFIELHRSGTAVIIATHDLSLMDQYEDARRLVLADGRLHIFE, from the coding sequence GTGTTGAGCTTTGAGAATGTCGGCTTGCGCTATGGCGTCGGCGCCGAAACCCTCCGAGACGTGAATTTTCAGATCGAACCGCGTTCTTTCCAGTTCCTGACCGGCCCGTCAGGCGCTGGCAAGACCACCTTGATGCGATTGATCATCATGGCGCTGCGGCCGACGCGCGGGTTGATCAACATCTTCGGCAAGGACACGGCGGCTCTCAGCAATGCAGACGTCGCGGCGACGCGCCGCAAAATCGGCGTCGTCTTCCAGGACTTCCGCCTTTTGGATCATCTGACGCTCTACGAAAACGTCGCCCTGCCCCTGCGCGTGCTCGGCCGCGAGGAGTCGACCTATCGCGCCGAGGTGGTCGAACTGTTGCGCTGGGTGGGCCTCGGCGAGCGCGCGCATGCGTTCCCGACCATCCTTTCGGGCGGCGAGAAGCAGCGCGCGGCGATCGCCCGTGCGCTGATTTCGCAACCCAAACTGCTGCTGGCCGATGAACCCACGGGCAATGTCGACCCGACTCTCGCGCGCCGGATCCTGCGCCTCTTCATCGAGCTCCACCGATCCGGAACCGCCGTCATTATCGCCACTCATGACTTGAGCCTCATGGACCAGTATGAAGACGCGCGGCGTCTTGTGCTTGCCGACGGCCGGCTTCACATCTTCGAATGA
- a CDS encoding ABC transporter permease: MRFWSSIRPAASDVDEDAEEIPSQSALVPADSVAGRSLVIVIAIMTFLAALAANVAILVADASVEWRGDVAREATVQVRPVPGRNIETDVRDAAEAMRRAPGVREARVYAKSESEALLTPWLGEGLNLSELPTPRMIVLKLDAENRADMDKLRMELERAVPNAVLDDHHVFIERLGDMARAAVAIAALIFVFILAAMAVAVASATRAAVATNREIVEVLHIVGAADSFIAREFQHRFMALGFRGALIGGGGAIAFFALAQFFVRRWRATGGGDQMEAMFGDFTIGASGFVVIVLLAGGVAALTGYLSQFIVLRHLQRLG; this comes from the coding sequence ATGCGATTTTGGTCCTCGATTCGCCCGGCCGCGTCCGATGTCGACGAAGACGCCGAAGAGATTCCGTCGCAAAGCGCGCTGGTGCCCGCCGATTCCGTCGCCGGCCGCTCGCTCGTCATCGTCATCGCGATCATGACCTTCCTCGCCGCGCTCGCCGCGAACGTCGCCATTCTCGTCGCGGATGCGAGCGTCGAATGGCGCGGCGACGTCGCGCGCGAAGCGACCGTGCAGGTGCGTCCGGTTCCCGGCCGCAACATCGAGACCGATGTTAGGGACGCGGCGGAGGCGATGCGGCGAGCGCCCGGCGTGCGGGAAGCGCGAGTCTACGCCAAGTCGGAATCCGAGGCGTTGCTGACGCCCTGGCTCGGCGAGGGCCTGAATCTTTCTGAGCTGCCCACTCCCCGCATGATCGTGCTGAAGCTCGACGCCGAAAATCGGGCGGATATGGACAAGTTGCGCATGGAGCTCGAGCGCGCCGTTCCTAACGCCGTGCTCGACGATCATCACGTCTTCATCGAGCGTCTCGGCGATATGGCGCGCGCGGCCGTGGCCATCGCCGCCCTCATCTTCGTTTTTATCCTCGCGGCCATGGCCGTCGCCGTGGCCTCGGCCACCCGCGCCGCCGTCGCGACAAACCGCGAAATCGTCGAAGTGCTCCATATCGTTGGCGCGGCCGACTCGTTCATCGCGCGCGAATTTCAGCATCGCTTCATGGCGCTCGGCTTTCGCGGCGCGCTGATCGGCGGCGGCGGCGCCATCGCTTTTTTCGCCCTGGCGCAGTTCTTCGTGCGGCGGTGGCGCGCGACCGGCGGCGGCGATCAGATGGAGGCCATGTTCGGCGATTTCACCATTGGCGCAAGCGGCTTCGTCGTCATCGTTCTGCTCGCTGGCGGCGTCGCCGCGCTGACCGGCTATCTCTCGCAGTTCATCGTGCTGCGCCACCTGCAGCGGCTCGGTTAA